In the Oryzias latipes chromosome 9, ASM223467v1 genome, one interval contains:
- the LOC111947886 gene encoding nuclear factor 7, ovary-like, which translates to MKKAVQENSMQISAVKGSVDVVCTEISDMKNRVIHAEAQLEKYKTIVETQEKRISQLESYSRRWNLKLRGLAEKENQNVRQEVIQICQSVLPEAKDKLPDVVDTVHRLGPKRPNNNQPRGIIIQFTARIHRDAVWRAAKKSGFLKEHNLRMSEDLSAEDRERRNQLWPAVEKARRENKLAFFVGGRAFVNGTQTPLKFFKSLLEKKDLWNIFILNFKTEAGESERLWLEMAERAALLESYLKCHVCSETFNDPVTLSCNHNFCWSCLQKFWEQTQNKNCPICKRKTSKDHPAVNLCLKELADSFAGRQKSESSETKTGEQKFMEVCRKHPGESKLFCKDEQRAFCPFCEFFQHQSHKVVPVEEAVRELKEELKSDLKSLQDKKIKYKTMEKTYNQMIQHSKKQLLSTETQIRAEFNKLQQFLKEEEESRLAALREEEEQKRKTVMGEMKRIQEQMSSLSESISAVEAELQKDKETFLSSWKDTQSRARAQSSLSDPQLLSGALIDVAKHVGNLSFRVWEKMKEKVHFSPVLLDPNTASRYLYLSDDLTSVRFGETSQQLPNNPERNMYFVSVFGSEGFRSGKHSWEVEVGDHPHWNIGVTKESVKRKGESSISPKDGIWCLDLENGEYTNGVGQTVTVTKSLQKIRVQLDYDRGEVSFYNPEDVTHIYTYKDTFTEKLYPYFNVGESGEAKTSKLQICPTD; encoded by the exons ATGAAAAAAGCTGTGCAGGAGAACTCCATGCAAATCTCAGCTGTAAAAGGCTCCGTTGATGTCGTTTGTACTGAAATTAGTGACATGAAGAACAGAGTGATCCACGCTGAGGCACAACTggagaaatataaaacaatCGTGGAAACACAGGAAAAAAGGATCTCCCAGCTGGAAAGCTACTCCCGCCGCTGGAATCTGAAACTTCGCGGTTTGgctgagaaagaaaatcagaaCGTGCGGCAAGAAGTGATCCAGATCTGCCAGTCTGTTCTACCGGAGGCGAAAGACAAACTCCCCGATGTTGTGGATACGGTGCACAGACTCGGCCCGAAGAGACCGAACAACAACCAACCGAGAGGGATCATCATCCAGTTTACTGCGAGGATTCACCGCGATGCTGTCTGGCGCGCTGCAAAGAAATCTGGCTTCCTGAAAGAACACAACCTGAGGATGTCGGAGGATCTGTCTGCTGAGGACCGCGAACGGAGAAACCAACTGTGGCCGGCCGTGGAGAAAGCCAGGAGGGAGAACAAGCTGGCGTTCTTTGTTGGAGGACGTGCCTTTGTGAATG GAACTCAGACGCCACTGAAGTTCTTTAAAtctctgctggaaaaaaaagacttgtggAATATTTTCATCCTGAACTTCAAGACAGAAGCTGGTGAGTCTGAAAGACTTTGGTTAGAAATGGCTGAGAGAGCTGCTCTTCTTGAATCTTACCTGAAGTGTCACGTTTGTTCAGAGACTTTCAATGATCCTGTAACTCTGAGCTGCAACCACAACTTCTGTTGGAGCTGCCTGCAGAAGTTCTGGGAACAAACTCAGAACAAAAACTGTCccatctgtaaaagaaaaacttctaaaGATCATCCTGCTGTGAACCTTTGCCTGAAGGAACTTGCTGACTCGTTTGCTGGAAGACAGAAATCTGAATCATCggagacaaaaacaggagagCAGAAGTTCATGGAGGTCTGCAGGAAACATCCAGGAGAATCCAAACTGTTCTGTAAAGACGAGCAGAGAGCTTTTTGTCCTTTCTGTGAGTTTTTTCAGCACCAGAGTCACAAAGTGGTTCCTGTAGAAGAAGCAGTCAGAgagctgaaggaggagctgaAATCTGACTTAAAGTCTCTGCAGGACAAGAAgatcaaatacaaaacaatggagAAAACATACAATCAGATGATTCAACACTCCAAGAAGCAGCTGCTGTCCACAGAGACACAGATCAGAGCAGAGTTCAACAAGCTCCAGCAGTtcctgaaggaggaagaggagtccaGACTGGCAGCtctgagggaggaagaggagcagaagagGAAGACTGTGATGGGAGAGATGAAGAGGATCCAGGAGCAGATGTCCTCTCTGTCAGAAAGTATCAGTGCTGTtgaagcagagctgcagaaagacaaGGAGACGTTCCTCAGCAGTTGGAAAGACACTCAGAGCAGAGCCAGAGCCCAGAGCTCGCTGTCAGACCCACAGCTGCTCTCAGGAGCTCTGatagatgtggccaaacatgTGGGCAACCTGTCCTTCAGAGTCTGGGAGAAGATGAAGGAGAAGGTCCACTTCAGTCCGGTCCTACTGGACCCAAACACTGCAAGCAGATATCTTTATCTGTCTGATGATCTGACCAGTGTGAGATTTGGAGAAACTTCTCAGCAGCTTCCTAACAATCCAGAGAGAAACAtgtattttgtttctgtttttggctCTGAGGGATTCAGATCAGGGAAACACAGCtgggaggtggaggtgggagaTCATCCTCACTGGAACATTGGTGTGACTAAAGAGTCTGttaagaggaagggagagagttCTATTTCACCAAAAGATGGAATCTGGTGTTTAGATCTTGAGAATGGAGAATACACAAACGGTGTTGGTCAGACTGTCACTGTGACCAAGAGTCTCCAGAAGATCAGAGTCCAGCTGGACTATGACAGGGGGGAGGTGTCCTTCTACAACCCTGAAGACGTGACTCACATCTACACTTACAAAGACACTTTCACTGAGAAACTTTACCCGTATTTCAATGTTGGAGAATCTGGAGAAGCAAAAACCTCTAAACTCCAAATCTGTCCGACTGATTGA